The sequence CATgagaatatttagttttaaggaTCAAAATCAAGATtataaccgaaatttcaattggGAATTGTGCCatttatgatttttgtaaatgctaaaaaattacaaattaagtcCTGACCATCTTCAGCAAATCTACTATTCGGCTGCATACTATTGAAATAGCAGTTTAATCTTCGTAAGTTAGTTACATGTTTATAAAAGCTATTGGAATTTTGTACGgcattatgatttatttaaagtcTAATTATCACTTACTTCCAGTTTTgaagttttatagtttttatgtgctgttttttcactattattaatttttcacaacGGAACCAAGGAAAAAAGTTAGAGGATTTATaatgcttaaaataattaataacacaTTTACTGattatgtattattaattattttaagttataactAGGAAAATTTGCGATTATAAAACTATAAGAAACGagcttttaaaaactgttatttcAATTAGCAATAAATTATTGAGTGTTTATTTTATCCGAGATTTATATAGGGGTATTATAAGGTATTGATTTTCATTATATATCTTGCTTAGTGTTTATggttcataatttatttttcaaacgaGACCAggagttattaataaaaaatttcgtGTTTTCATATGCATTATCCCACATATTAATATTCCGCGTTTCTTAATTATCACAATTAATTTCCCGAAGAGAAATGcccataataaataaatatagtgtaataaataattatttatagatcTCATTTCAGATTTTTGTCAATATGCCCACCCAAGTATACGCTTTACAGTAACATCCCGGATATTTTGTtactgaaatattaaaaaaaaacactcttcTTACCTAAATCAATCATACGATCGGCCTCATCCAAAACAATATAAGTACACTGGTTTAAAACCAAGTATCTGTTCTCTAAAACGTCAATTAGACGACCTGGGGTTGCTATTACGATTTCACATCCCATTCTCAATCTAAAACCTTGTTCTTCCCTActcaaacctaaaaaaaaattaaccaaaagttaattaaaacgAAATACAATATTGTATGAAAGTTAGATGATAAAAGTCTTTAGCAgtattttaatacacaattatTCATGGCTAAACAATGAGTTGCTATCATCTGAAGTTTAGGGTTTTAGGGTAGCACCATGAGTAAATGAAAAGTTTATAGTCTATTAGAGTTTAGTGCCTGGGTTTTGTTGAGAATTAGAGCTCCTCCACCAAATTTTGGCTTTTCAGGAGGACAGaactaaaaaatgaataaaaacatAGATTGAAAACCTTAGTCAATATATCTATCTAAAACATTTAGTCTAATTCATATGTCATATtctattcattttaataatatatttttttaataaaaagtctcttataacttaaaattgtattgaccaaatattaaaacttttgctTACATATTGATTCAAGTACTAGTTCTGTGGTTGTTATAACCTCTTTTACCTCTGTCCTCTTGATCTAAacgttttattaagttttatataatttaaagttgTAACACCATGACACTTTCGGATTTGTCAATCTATTTGCGTCTTCAAGCTTAAATAAACAAATCGTAgggcaatttttttaaccaacataacaaataaataaaaaaatatatataatatttacctCCCACAACAACAACTGTCCTAATACCCAAAGGCTGACCAAACTTAACGGTCTCCTCTTCTATTTGTTGCGCCAATTCACGAGCCGGCGCTAAAATAATCGCATACGGCCCTTGATCGGCATCTTCTGTTCTCTCGATTTTTGGCAACGACTGAATCCAGGATAAAAGCGGGATTAAGAAGGCTAAAGTCTTACCAGAACCTGTAATAAGGAAACACAATGAAATATTGGGTGCATAATGAAAGATCTAGGCCTACCCGTTTCTGCCACACCAATTATATCTCTATTCTGCATTCCAATGGGAATGGCCTGCCTCTGAATGGGGGTGGGATCTTTATAACCGACTTTATCGATGATTTCAAGCAACTCTTTCTGAATGCCCGATTCACTCCAGTTTCTAATAGGCTCAGGAATTTTGCCACCTAacgaattttatatatttattttaaaagatttaatcgattaatattcaatttaccCTTAATGGTAATATTATAGTCCTCCCTAAAAATACGCCAATCTCTCTCAGTCATTTCATCCCTCTCTTTTTCGGTCCAATGCCGGTCATCCCACAGTTGTTTCTCTTCCTTCCTCTTCACTTTTTTGAGTCTGACTTTTTCTTGGGCCTTCTCCGCTTCTGTTCGCCGTTTCTCTAGTAATTCACCGTAAAATTTGCTTTGATCGCGTTTTTGGGCCTTTATGTCTATTCCAGCCAAGTTTCCTCTTCCAAAGAATTGAacctaaattaataaacaaaaaaatatttaaagatatacATGTGAATAATGTCTTTACATACTTGATGCCTTTCTTTATAAATTGGATTGTAGTCCAGTGAAGTATCCTCCCCAGCATCCCAATCAAAGACAAACTTTCTGTCATTTAGCCTCCTCACTCTTCTCTTCTTTTTAATAAGCCCTAGATACCtacaattttagaaattttattataaataacttttagagAAGTGGCCTACTACCTTTCCTTAATGGCATCTTGTTCTTTCTCTTTATCCTTGTCCTTCTGTTTCTCTTCTTCCCTTTCACGATCCCTGCCTCTTCTGTCCCTATCTCTATCATCTTTCTTCTCTTCCTGTCTGCTCAGttgcattttttgaataattttcttctcttcttccTGCATCTGTCGTTGCTTTGCTACTTCTTCTTGCCGGCGTTTTAGAGCTTCCGCTGCTCTTTGTTCTTTTGTCAAGAATACTGGCTATAAAGGGAGACAATTTTTTAgcataataaaacaattaattattgaagTATTTACTTTGCTTTTGGCTGCTTCTTCAGCCTTCTTTTTGGCCAGCAATTCTTCTAGGGATAGAGGTTCCTTCTTGGGTGGTGGTTCCTGTTTTACTTCAGGTTTGGTTTCAATCTTAACCTCTGTTTCTTCGGCTTCAGGTGATCCTGACTTCTTAATTTCTTTTGAGGAGGGTTTCTTATCTTTGTCTTCTTTGCGTTCATCCTAGAAAAAGATACGTTATAGCTAGATATCTCTATAGAGATAATTAGAGTAGTTTCTTCACACTAGTAACTTGGGAATCTTACATAATATGCCATTTGAAGAGCAACAGAACAGAAAAGAGAAAACTCATGTTtgaatcaattaaataaaaaatgctttattctaaaaatataaaaaaatatcatttacaaAGCTACACAAACAAAACAATATATGCATAAAtgtaacataaaataatataaatcacaCAAAACCAAAGATTTCAAATTCACATGCCTGAACTGACAATAAAGTCAAAACAGATAGAATAAAGAAACAGAGAAATACAAGTGGCAGGTCTGCGATAACTTAAAAggagaaaataaatatacaatatttattagaatGCTATAGTCAAGCTTAGAGAGCATCAGTAAAGAATTCAGCAATGACAGAataaaactcgaaaaattcatccattatcccaaagatgctggtcatacacttttataaaaggtaaaaaacacgaaatctattTAATCTATAGCATCACGaatgtgatgctgtagatttcgtgttttttaccttttataaaaatgacAGAATAAGCTTTCCCTAAAAAGCAATACTTTTATTCCCCTTCTAAACCTGTGTACATATTCATAGATCTAATGCCTAAGGAAAGATGATTAAAGGCTTTTTTAGCAAATTAAATGAGAGACTTTCTCACTAAAGTGCTCCTGGGAATCATGGGAGTGAAAAACTCTAGGAATCTAGGAATCATCAAATATTATTCACTTGCCTTGTAACAAATGGTCGAGTTGGGACAAGTGAATTGGAATGCTGCTTATAGACAAGGCAAACACTTTCAAGCAAATACAAACATGGTTGAGTTAAGATATTTtgtgaattaaaaattggtttactAAACTGCCTTAGATTCCCGAGAGATACTTGAAAAATGAACCTTAGAACCTGTTTCTGGGTAGAATAATATTGTAGAAAAACTGGTGGTACTACAACAACTTCAGAATGCTCTTCTATATCTAATATGAGACTCAACTAAGGAGAGGTAAACAGATCTCAGTACAAGTGGCTCTAAGTGATCGGAAAGCACTGTCAAGGCATAATAGAGATTTCCTATTGTGACTTTCTTAGACATTCAGAAGCATGCCTTTAGGtgttaaatttcctaaaatatagATGGTGTGTTGAGTAATTCAATTTATTGTAAAGACCAATGGTcagtaaattattgtttaacatttgcagttttaaataaaGGAAGCAGCTTTCATTGAATTAAAGtcattgtttttatatattttaacaaaaaaattgagaatGCATATGCAaggatttttacttttataaatgattGACTACACTGTTCTGTATAATTGAGATTAAACAAATAGAAAATGGTTGactttttattcaaataattcagTTTCCTCTGGGGTGTCTAAGTTGACCATGGTTTGTCGTctagacatttaatttttgcagatgatttaaAGGTTCAATTGCAGAAAGACCTGGATCAAAATTGCAAACCTAAATGGGTTTCTTTTAAATACCTCTAAGTGTTCTGAAGTGACCTTTCCTCAAAGTAATAATATGCTTTGACTTTAAAGATT comes from Anthonomus grandis grandis chromosome 4, icAntGran1.3, whole genome shotgun sequence and encodes:
- the LOC126735065 gene encoding probable ATP-dependent RNA helicase DDX23 → MGNDKKRRSRSRERTEKDRTDRDRRSKRSRSRSKDRIHKRHRSRSRERLERFERRDLREEKLDKREDKLDRREDKYKSEKDRDYKDRKDERKEDKDKKPSSKEIKKSGSPEAEETEVKIETKPEVKQEPPPKKEPLSLEELLAKKKAEEAAKSKPVFLTKEQRAAEALKRRQEEVAKQRQMQEEEKKIIQKMQLSRQEEKKDDRDRDRRGRDREREEEKQKDKDKEKEQDAIKERYLGLIKKKRRVRRLNDRKFVFDWDAGEDTSLDYNPIYKERHQVQFFGRGNLAGIDIKAQKRDQSKFYGELLEKRRTEAEKAQEKVRLKKVKRKEEKQLWDDRHWTEKERDEMTERDWRIFREDYNITIKGGKIPEPIRNWSESGIQKELLEIIDKVGYKDPTPIQRQAIPIGMQNRDIIGVAETGSGKTLAFLIPLLSWIQSLPKIERTEDADQGPYAIILAPARELAQQIEEETVKFGQPLGIRTVVVVGGLSREEQGFRLRMGCEIVIATPGRLIDVLENRYLVLNQCTYIVLDEADRMIDLGFEPDVQKILEYMPVTNLKPDTEEAEDSRVLLANYNSKKKYRQTVMFTATMPPAVERLARTYLRRPAVVYIGSIGKPTERVEQIVHIVSENDKRRKLMEYLSKGVDPPIIIFVNQKKGADVLAKGLEKLGYNACTLHGGKGQEQREYALASLKSGAKDILVATDVAGRGIDIKDVSMVINYDMAKTIEDYTHRIGRTGRAGKTGIAVSFCTNDDSALFFDLKQMLLSSPVSTCPPELMNHSECQNKPNQPKRRRDEMIFA